From a region of the Orcinus orca chromosome 18, mOrcOrc1.1, whole genome shotgun sequence genome:
- the RPL21 gene encoding 60S ribosomal protein L21 yields MTNTKGKRRGTRYMFSRPFRKHGVVPLATYMRIYKKGDIVDIKGMGTVQKGMPHKCYHGKTGRVYNVTQHAVGIIVNKQVKGKILAKRINVRIEHIKHSKSRDSFLKRVKENDQKKKEAKEKGTWVQLKRQPAPPREAHFVRTNGKEPELLEPIPYEFMA; encoded by the exons ATGACCAAcacaaagggaaagaggaggggcaCCCGCTACATGTTCTCTAGGCCTTTTAGAAAACATG GAGTTGTTCCTTTGGCCACATACATGCGAATCTACAAGAAAGGTGATATTGTAGATATCAAG GGAATGGGCACTGTTCAAAAAGGAATGCCCCACAAATGTTACCATGGCAAAACTGGGAGAGTCTACAATGTTACCCAGCATGCTGTTGGCATCATTGTAAACAAACAAGTTAA GGGCAAGATTCTTGCCAAGAGAATTAATGTGCGTATCGAGCATATTAAGCACTCTAAGAGCCGGGATAGCTTCCTGAAACGGGTGaaggaaaatgatcagaaaaagaaggaagccaaAGAGAAAGGTACTTGGGTTCAACTGAAGCGCCAG CCTGCTCCACCCAGAGAAGCACACTTCGTGAGAACCAATGGAAAGGAGCCTGAACTGTTGGAGCCCATTCCCTATGAATTCATGGCATGA